The following coding sequences lie in one Spinacia oleracea cultivar Varoflay chromosome 1, BTI_SOV_V1, whole genome shotgun sequence genomic window:
- the LOC130466298 gene encoding uncharacterized protein: MVSPLWPESQSSSPSMQPDSTLSPRISPPSPPYSAFLQPPWQTPSNTQSPSWTPPSPPHPMLMEYMSILETEIPAAGISEMNFNKVDYLLDTTDINNLQIASSQTLREMIMNLDKAPVQWLDLKMLTPGGDLLPAHLSNFSDLEFLPPATRRYCAWRMDKLALTNSSDIIPLELEYLMDPPPQIPKSGKSSTYIRSLSCSKLGVGQISEINSVLR, encoded by the coding sequence ATGGTCTCACCACTCTGGCCGGAATCACAGTCAAGCAGCCCGTCTATGCAACCTGACTCAACCCTATCACCAAGGATCTCTCCGCCATCACCACCTTACTCGGCCTTCTTGCAGCCTCCCTGGCAAACACCAAGCAACACCCAATCACCTTCTTGGACGCCACCTTCACCACCACACCCGATGTTGATGGAGTATATGTCAATCCTGGAAACGGAAATTCCAGCTGCCGGAATTTCAGAGATGAACTTCAATAAGGTCGATTACCTGCTAGATACAACAGACATCAACAACCTGCAAATTGCGAGTTCACAGACGTTGAGGGAGATGATTATGAATCTGGACAAGGCCCCGGTTCAGTGGTTGGATTTGAAGATGTTAACCCCCGGTGGAGACCTTCTTCCGGCCCATCTTTCCAATTTCTCTGATTTGGAATTCCTACCGCCGGCAACAAGGAGATATTGTGCGTGGAGGATGGACAAGCTTGCTCTCACCAACTCGTCGGATATAATCCCGCTGGAACTCGAGTATCTCATGGACCCTCCCCCTCAGATTCCAAAATCAGGGAAATCATCTACCTACATAAGATCCCTGTCATGCTCGAAGCTAGGGGTTGGACAAATCAGTGAAATTAATTCAGTCTTACGGTAA
- the LOC130463190 gene encoding uncharacterized protein, protein MLRKILTDRAAEGHLRQYVHLEDAHKEVSPTSKYSNERVMVISGGTAAGEPCKEGRQKGPSHLCPAQKNLPSVEISKDDYRRAAAPYDDDPLVIEIKVANLKVKRVLVDTGSSSDIISLQCLRKLRHNPEDIEKVCGPLVGFGGSIIRPIGSILLPASVGVPPVTKEVAIRFIIVANLTTFNIILGRPTLNNLKAVIVPHLLLVKFVGSNGRVGSLYGNQQLARDCYLSTLEPTAWGASPKGKAGETSGKPS, encoded by the coding sequence atgttgaggaagatattaacTGATCGTGCGGCTGAAGGACACCTCCGCCAGTACGTCCATTTAGAGGACGCACACAAAGAAGTGAGCCCCACCTCTAAGTATTCAAACGAAAGAGTTATGGTAATATCAGGGGGAACAGCtgcaggagaaccatgtaaggaagGACGGCAAAAAGGTCCATCTCATCTTTGCCCAGCACAGAAGAATCTACCCTCTGTAGAAATTTCCAAAGACGACTATAGAAGGGCGGCAGCGCCATATGATGATGACCCTCTGGTTATAGAGATCAAGGTGGCTAATCTTAAGGTgaagagagtactggtggacacggggagctcgtccgacataatcagcCTGCAATGTCTGCGGAAATTAAGGCACAATCCTGAAGACATAGAAAAAGTGTGCgggcccttggtaggattcggAGGGAGCATCATTCGCCCAATCGGCTCCATTTTGCTTCCGGCCTCTGTTGGAGTTCCCCCAGTGACCAAAGAAGTTGCCATCAGGTTTATAATTGTAGCAAACCTCAccacattcaacatcatactTGGCCGTCCAACACTCAACAACCTAAAAGCTGTGATCGTTCCTCATTTACTGTTGGTCAAATTTGTCGGAAGTAATGGACGCGTTGGGTCTCTCTATGGAAATCAACAGTTGGCCAGGGATTGTTACTTATCGACATTGGAGCCGACAGCCTGGGGAGCCTCTCCGAAGGGAAAAGCAGGCGAAACCTCTGGCAAGCCGTCGTAA